A part of Salvelinus alpinus chromosome 5, SLU_Salpinus.1, whole genome shotgun sequence genomic DNA contains:
- the bnc1 gene encoding zinc finger protein basonuclin-1 isoform X1, whose protein sequence is MTMAEAICCTLVNCTCDSFKPGKLKKRLCEHCKHGWVAHALSKLKLHHMYQGSQVEIVHSNVVFDICSLMLYGTQAIPVRLKILLDRLFSVLKQEEVIQILNALDWTLQDYIRGYVLQDIAGKVLDRWAIMTFEEEIATLQQFLRFGETKSIVELMALQDKEGQAVLVPSTRTNSDIRTFIERSTPRTATSNNVLTPKVEKLSKAHHFENFINSMAFMLPFQLLGSVPAPLLGSPLGALQQQQGRQMAQGQRRGDENPNVLPLLGPPPTESSLVGSSSASFTSDLDRGGDNPMDGLSATPKMEAEDFPTSDNYSDGRSTPCTPSMMNSDFTQMSPDSKLQRSMDRNGGGGGGSLKKGRVYCSACDKTFYDKGTLKIHYNAVHLKIKHKCTIDGCNMVFSSLRSRNRHSANPNPRLHMPMNRNNRDKDLRGGGSLSGDEDSEASDKPRSEYPHSSIPVSLTSSPDSQKSVASYMVSHVDSTTSSTKLHHSSSFPSMGHLGHGILFPNLKTVQPVLPFYRSLVTPAELANSPGQHLPSLPVLSSSLPLKPTSITAPDACGAIMDPVPKKKSRKSSMPIKIEKEAVEREGRMGEDSGSEDMSPKQGRDKEECERGGDLCTRQMGVEWEREREERGVILAGERGEREGVKRSRSHSPERDVCGGREQEEDKDEKQEEDKDEKQEEDRDHTETEGEEGDQPTSRHQDKPCDDMDHRLTNGGLFRLGDIGKDGPEGCMEDYTDSSLLQSRMDSEEGPLDRDDLPHHCEICSKTFNNQYSVKMHYRNVHLKEMHMCTVAGCNAAFPSRRSRDRHSSNLNLHHKLLTKDLYSPSPRSLYSPASLCRDKDPVSLDYRQDLRDLQRDRELQRDPGSQTSVIFRGHNRMGLVFPMSKMANQRTAENAGEELGGGGGGVEEGAVLDLSTSSSVPPRGGGSARSSWDSDGAGSEEGEGLEEEPLPMEEDSDGESCDEIGLGGPGGEGLGSGGERTLGCVGGGQVGPQGGGGGSPITCHVCQKVYSNKGTFRAHYKTVHLRLLHKCKVPGCDTTFSSVRSRNRHSQNPNLHRNLTGSGGGTTLDQE, encoded by the exons ATGACAATGGCTGAG GCGATCTGCTGCACCTTGGTGAACTGTACCTGTGATAGTTTCAAACCTGGGAAACTGAAGAAAAGGCTGTGTGAGCACTGCAAGCATGGATGGGTAGCGCACG CTCTGAGCAAGCTGAAGCTGCACCACATGTACCAGGGCAGCCAGGTGGAGATCGTCCACTCCAACGTGGTCTTTGACATCTGCAGCCTGATGCTCTACGGGACCCAGGCAATCCCGGTCAGACTAAAGATCCTGCTGGACAGGCTGTTCAGTGTCCTGAAACAGGAGGAGGTCATCCAGATCCTCAACGCATTGGACTGGACCCTACAGGACTACATCCGAGGATACGTCCTACAG GACATAGCAGGGAAGGTGTTGGACCGCTGGGCCATCATGACGTTCGAGGAGGAGATTGCTACGCTGCAGCAGTTCCTCCGCTTCGGTGAGACCAAGTCCATTGTGGAGCTGATGGCGCTGCAGGACAAGGAGGGCCAGGCCGTGCTGGTCCCCAGCACCCGCACCAACTCAGATATCCGCACCTTCATCGAGCGCAGCACCCCGCGCACTGCCACCAGCAACAACGTCCTGACCCCCAAGGTGGAGAAACTGTCCAAAGCGCACCACTTTGAGAACTTTATTAATAGCATGGCGTTTATGTTACCATTTCAACTGTTGGGCTCCGTGCCAGCGCCTCTCCTGGGGTCGCCACTGGGGGCGCTGCAGCAGCAGCAAGGGCGGCAGATGGCACAGGGGCAGAGACGGGGGGACGAGAACCCCAACGTCCTCCCCCTCCTCGGGCCGCCTCCCACTGAGAGCAGCCTGGTGGGCTCTAGCTCCGCCTCATTCACCTCTGACCTGGACAGGGGTGGAGACAACCCTATGGACGGCCTCTCGGCCACACCCAAGATGGAGGCTGAGGACTTCCCCACCAGTGACAACTACTCGGACGGCCGCTCCACACCCTGCACCCCCTCCATGATGAACTCTGACTTTACCCAGATGTCCCCGGATAGCAAGCTCCAACGCTCCATGGACCGGAAcgggggaggtgggggaggaagTCTCAAGAAGGGGCGTGTGTACTGCAGTGCGTGCGACAAGACCTTCTACGACAAGGGCACGCTGAAAATCCACTACAACGCTGTGCACCTGAAGATCAAGCACAAGTGCACCATCGACGGCTGCAACATGGTGTTCAGCTCGCTGCGCAGCCGCAACCGCCACAGCGCCAACCCCAACCCGCGCCTGCACATGCCCATGAACCGCAACAACCGCGACAAGGACCTGCGAGGCGGCGGGAGCCTTTCGGGCGACGAAGACTCCGAGGCAAGCGACAAACCGCGGTCTGAGTACCCCCACTCATCCATCCCGGTGTCCCTGACCTCATCCCCCGACAGCCAGAAGTCGGTTGCCAGCTACATGGTGAGTCATGTGGACTCCACCACCAGCAGCACCAAGCTGCACCACAGCAGCTCCTTCCCCAGCATGGGGCACCTGGGCCACGGCATCCTCTTCCCCAACCTGAAGACAGTGCAGCCTGTGCTGCCTTTCTACCGGAGCCTGGTGACCCCTGCCGAGCTGGCCAACAGTCCCGGCCaacacctcccctccctccccgtcctctcctcctctcttcccctcaaaCCTACCTCCATCACCGCCCCAGACGCCTGCGGTGCCATCATGgaccctgtgcccaagaagaAGTCGCGGAAGTCGAGCATGCCCATCAAGATCGAGAAGGAagcggtagagagggagggaagaatgGGGGAGGACAGCGGTTCAGAGGACATGAGCCCTAAACAGGGCAGGGACAaggaggagtgtgagagagggggggatttgTGTACGAGACAGATGGGTGTAGagtgggagagggaaagagaggagagaggagtcattctagctggggagagaggagagagggagggggtgaagCGGTCAAGGTCCCACAGCCCGGAGAGAGATGTGTGTGGAGGCAGGGAACAAGAGGAGGACAAAGACGAAAAACAAGAGGAGGACAAAGACGAAAAacaagaggaggacagagaccacacagagacagagggagaggagggcgaTCAACCAACCTCCCGGCACCAAGACAAGCCGTGCGACGACATGGACCACCGACTGACCAACGGCGGTTTGTTCAGACTAGGCGACATAGGGAAGGATGGACCAGAGGGCTGTATGGAAGACTACACCGACTCTAGCCTCCTGCAGTCTCGTATGGACTCTGAGGAGGGGCCACTGGACAGGGATGACCTTCCACACCACTGTGAAATCTGCAGCAAGACGTTCAACAACCAGTACAGTGTGAAGATGCACTACCGCAACGTGCACCTGAAGGAGATGCACATGTGCACGGTGGCTGGCTGCAATGCTGCCTTCCCCTCCCGCAggagcagagacag GCACAGCTCCAACCTCAACCTCCACCACAAGCTGTTGACCAAAGACCTGTACAGCCCATCACCCCGCTCCCTCTACTCCCCAGCCTCCCTCTGCAGGGACAAAGACCCTGTCAGCCTGGACTACCGCCAGGACCTGAGAGACCTCCAGAGGGATAGAGAGCTCCAGAGAGACCCAGGCAGCCAGACGTCCGTCATCTTCAGAGGACACAACCGCATGGGCCTGGTCTTCCCCATGAGCAAGATGGCCAACCAAAGGACAGCGGAGAATGcaggagaggagctgggaggaggaggaggaggggtggaggagggggcggTACTGGACCTAAGTACGTCATCGTCTGTACCTCCTCGTGGGGGCGGCAGCGCCCGTTCCTCCTGGGACTCGGATGGGGCAGGCAGCGAGGAaggggaggggctagaggaggagcCTCTGCCAATGGAGGAGGACAGCGATGGGGAAAGCTGTGACGAGATTGGTCTAGGAGGCCCCGGTGGGGAAGGATTAGGTTCGGGCGGGGAGAGGACCCTGGGCTGTGTGGGGGGAGGACAGGTGGGGCCGCAGGGGGGCGGAGGTGGCTCACCCATTACCTGCCACGTGTGCCAGAAGGTATACAGCAACAAGGGGACTTTCAGAGCCCACTACAAGACTGTCCACCTGCGCCTGCTGCACAAGTGTAAAGTCCCAGGCTGCGACACCACATTCTCGTCAGTACGGAGCCGCAATAGACACAGCCAGAACCCCAACCTGCACCGCAACCTGACTGGCAGTGGCGGCGGCACCACTCTAGACCAGGAGTAG
- the bnc1 gene encoding zinc finger protein basonuclin-1 isoform X3 translates to MASAICCTLVNCTCDSFKPGKLKKRLCEHCKHGWVAHALSKLKLHHMYQGSQVEIVHSNVVFDICSLMLYGTQAIPVRLKILLDRLFSVLKQEEVIQILNALDWTLQDYIRGYVLQDIAGKVLDRWAIMTFEEEIATLQQFLRFGETKSIVELMALQDKEGQAVLVPSTRTNSDIRTFIERSTPRTATSNNVLTPKVEKLSKAHHFENFINSMAFMLPFQLLGSVPAPLLGSPLGALQQQQGRQMAQGQRRGDENPNVLPLLGPPPTESSLVGSSSASFTSDLDRGGDNPMDGLSATPKMEAEDFPTSDNYSDGRSTPCTPSMMNSDFTQMSPDSKLQRSMDRNGGGGGGSLKKGRVYCSACDKTFYDKGTLKIHYNAVHLKIKHKCTIDGCNMVFSSLRSRNRHSANPNPRLHMPMNRNNRDKDLRGGGSLSGDEDSEASDKPRSEYPHSSIPVSLTSSPDSQKSVASYMVSHVDSTTSSTKLHHSSSFPSMGHLGHGILFPNLKTVQPVLPFYRSLVTPAELANSPGQHLPSLPVLSSSLPLKPTSITAPDACGAIMDPVPKKKSRKSSMPIKIEKEAVEREGRMGEDSGSEDMSPKQGRDKEECERGGDLCTRQMGVEWEREREERGVILAGERGEREGVKRSRSHSPERDVCGGREQEEDKDEKQEEDKDEKQEEDRDHTETEGEEGDQPTSRHQDKPCDDMDHRLTNGGLFRLGDIGKDGPEGCMEDYTDSSLLQSRMDSEEGPLDRDDLPHHCEICSKTFNNQYSVKMHYRNVHLKEMHMCTVAGCNAAFPSRRSRDRHSSNLNLHHKLLTKDLYSPSPRSLYSPASLCRDKDPVSLDYRQDLRDLQRDRELQRDPGSQTSVIFRGHNRMGLVFPMSKMANQRTAENAGEELGGGGGGVEEGAVLDLSTSSSVPPRGGGSARSSWDSDGAGSEEGEGLEEEPLPMEEDSDGESCDEIGLGGPGGEGLGSGGERTLGCVGGGQVGPQGGGGGSPITCHVCQKVYSNKGTFRAHYKTVHLRLLHKCKVPGCDTTFSSVRSRNRHSQNPNLHRNLTGSGGGTTLDQE, encoded by the exons GCGATCTGCTGCACCTTGGTGAACTGTACCTGTGATAGTTTCAAACCTGGGAAACTGAAGAAAAGGCTGTGTGAGCACTGCAAGCATGGATGGGTAGCGCACG CTCTGAGCAAGCTGAAGCTGCACCACATGTACCAGGGCAGCCAGGTGGAGATCGTCCACTCCAACGTGGTCTTTGACATCTGCAGCCTGATGCTCTACGGGACCCAGGCAATCCCGGTCAGACTAAAGATCCTGCTGGACAGGCTGTTCAGTGTCCTGAAACAGGAGGAGGTCATCCAGATCCTCAACGCATTGGACTGGACCCTACAGGACTACATCCGAGGATACGTCCTACAG GACATAGCAGGGAAGGTGTTGGACCGCTGGGCCATCATGACGTTCGAGGAGGAGATTGCTACGCTGCAGCAGTTCCTCCGCTTCGGTGAGACCAAGTCCATTGTGGAGCTGATGGCGCTGCAGGACAAGGAGGGCCAGGCCGTGCTGGTCCCCAGCACCCGCACCAACTCAGATATCCGCACCTTCATCGAGCGCAGCACCCCGCGCACTGCCACCAGCAACAACGTCCTGACCCCCAAGGTGGAGAAACTGTCCAAAGCGCACCACTTTGAGAACTTTATTAATAGCATGGCGTTTATGTTACCATTTCAACTGTTGGGCTCCGTGCCAGCGCCTCTCCTGGGGTCGCCACTGGGGGCGCTGCAGCAGCAGCAAGGGCGGCAGATGGCACAGGGGCAGAGACGGGGGGACGAGAACCCCAACGTCCTCCCCCTCCTCGGGCCGCCTCCCACTGAGAGCAGCCTGGTGGGCTCTAGCTCCGCCTCATTCACCTCTGACCTGGACAGGGGTGGAGACAACCCTATGGACGGCCTCTCGGCCACACCCAAGATGGAGGCTGAGGACTTCCCCACCAGTGACAACTACTCGGACGGCCGCTCCACACCCTGCACCCCCTCCATGATGAACTCTGACTTTACCCAGATGTCCCCGGATAGCAAGCTCCAACGCTCCATGGACCGGAAcgggggaggtgggggaggaagTCTCAAGAAGGGGCGTGTGTACTGCAGTGCGTGCGACAAGACCTTCTACGACAAGGGCACGCTGAAAATCCACTACAACGCTGTGCACCTGAAGATCAAGCACAAGTGCACCATCGACGGCTGCAACATGGTGTTCAGCTCGCTGCGCAGCCGCAACCGCCACAGCGCCAACCCCAACCCGCGCCTGCACATGCCCATGAACCGCAACAACCGCGACAAGGACCTGCGAGGCGGCGGGAGCCTTTCGGGCGACGAAGACTCCGAGGCAAGCGACAAACCGCGGTCTGAGTACCCCCACTCATCCATCCCGGTGTCCCTGACCTCATCCCCCGACAGCCAGAAGTCGGTTGCCAGCTACATGGTGAGTCATGTGGACTCCACCACCAGCAGCACCAAGCTGCACCACAGCAGCTCCTTCCCCAGCATGGGGCACCTGGGCCACGGCATCCTCTTCCCCAACCTGAAGACAGTGCAGCCTGTGCTGCCTTTCTACCGGAGCCTGGTGACCCCTGCCGAGCTGGCCAACAGTCCCGGCCaacacctcccctccctccccgtcctctcctcctctcttcccctcaaaCCTACCTCCATCACCGCCCCAGACGCCTGCGGTGCCATCATGgaccctgtgcccaagaagaAGTCGCGGAAGTCGAGCATGCCCATCAAGATCGAGAAGGAagcggtagagagggagggaagaatgGGGGAGGACAGCGGTTCAGAGGACATGAGCCCTAAACAGGGCAGGGACAaggaggagtgtgagagagggggggatttgTGTACGAGACAGATGGGTGTAGagtgggagagggaaagagaggagagaggagtcattctagctggggagagaggagagagggagggggtgaagCGGTCAAGGTCCCACAGCCCGGAGAGAGATGTGTGTGGAGGCAGGGAACAAGAGGAGGACAAAGACGAAAAACAAGAGGAGGACAAAGACGAAAAacaagaggaggacagagaccacacagagacagagggagaggagggcgaTCAACCAACCTCCCGGCACCAAGACAAGCCGTGCGACGACATGGACCACCGACTGACCAACGGCGGTTTGTTCAGACTAGGCGACATAGGGAAGGATGGACCAGAGGGCTGTATGGAAGACTACACCGACTCTAGCCTCCTGCAGTCTCGTATGGACTCTGAGGAGGGGCCACTGGACAGGGATGACCTTCCACACCACTGTGAAATCTGCAGCAAGACGTTCAACAACCAGTACAGTGTGAAGATGCACTACCGCAACGTGCACCTGAAGGAGATGCACATGTGCACGGTGGCTGGCTGCAATGCTGCCTTCCCCTCCCGCAggagcagagacag GCACAGCTCCAACCTCAACCTCCACCACAAGCTGTTGACCAAAGACCTGTACAGCCCATCACCCCGCTCCCTCTACTCCCCAGCCTCCCTCTGCAGGGACAAAGACCCTGTCAGCCTGGACTACCGCCAGGACCTGAGAGACCTCCAGAGGGATAGAGAGCTCCAGAGAGACCCAGGCAGCCAGACGTCCGTCATCTTCAGAGGACACAACCGCATGGGCCTGGTCTTCCCCATGAGCAAGATGGCCAACCAAAGGACAGCGGAGAATGcaggagaggagctgggaggaggaggaggaggggtggaggagggggcggTACTGGACCTAAGTACGTCATCGTCTGTACCTCCTCGTGGGGGCGGCAGCGCCCGTTCCTCCTGGGACTCGGATGGGGCAGGCAGCGAGGAaggggaggggctagaggaggagcCTCTGCCAATGGAGGAGGACAGCGATGGGGAAAGCTGTGACGAGATTGGTCTAGGAGGCCCCGGTGGGGAAGGATTAGGTTCGGGCGGGGAGAGGACCCTGGGCTGTGTGGGGGGAGGACAGGTGGGGCCGCAGGGGGGCGGAGGTGGCTCACCCATTACCTGCCACGTGTGCCAGAAGGTATACAGCAACAAGGGGACTTTCAGAGCCCACTACAAGACTGTCCACCTGCGCCTGCTGCACAAGTGTAAAGTCCCAGGCTGCGACACCACATTCTCGTCAGTACGGAGCCGCAATAGACACAGCCAGAACCCCAACCTGCACCGCAACCTGACTGGCAGTGGCGGCGGCACCACTCTAGACCAGGAGTAG
- the bnc1 gene encoding zinc finger protein basonuclin-1 isoform X2 codes for MEIQAICCTLVNCTCDSFKPGKLKKRLCEHCKHGWVAHALSKLKLHHMYQGSQVEIVHSNVVFDICSLMLYGTQAIPVRLKILLDRLFSVLKQEEVIQILNALDWTLQDYIRGYVLQDIAGKVLDRWAIMTFEEEIATLQQFLRFGETKSIVELMALQDKEGQAVLVPSTRTNSDIRTFIERSTPRTATSNNVLTPKVEKLSKAHHFENFINSMAFMLPFQLLGSVPAPLLGSPLGALQQQQGRQMAQGQRRGDENPNVLPLLGPPPTESSLVGSSSASFTSDLDRGGDNPMDGLSATPKMEAEDFPTSDNYSDGRSTPCTPSMMNSDFTQMSPDSKLQRSMDRNGGGGGGSLKKGRVYCSACDKTFYDKGTLKIHYNAVHLKIKHKCTIDGCNMVFSSLRSRNRHSANPNPRLHMPMNRNNRDKDLRGGGSLSGDEDSEASDKPRSEYPHSSIPVSLTSSPDSQKSVASYMVSHVDSTTSSTKLHHSSSFPSMGHLGHGILFPNLKTVQPVLPFYRSLVTPAELANSPGQHLPSLPVLSSSLPLKPTSITAPDACGAIMDPVPKKKSRKSSMPIKIEKEAVEREGRMGEDSGSEDMSPKQGRDKEECERGGDLCTRQMGVEWEREREERGVILAGERGEREGVKRSRSHSPERDVCGGREQEEDKDEKQEEDKDEKQEEDRDHTETEGEEGDQPTSRHQDKPCDDMDHRLTNGGLFRLGDIGKDGPEGCMEDYTDSSLLQSRMDSEEGPLDRDDLPHHCEICSKTFNNQYSVKMHYRNVHLKEMHMCTVAGCNAAFPSRRSRDRHSSNLNLHHKLLTKDLYSPSPRSLYSPASLCRDKDPVSLDYRQDLRDLQRDRELQRDPGSQTSVIFRGHNRMGLVFPMSKMANQRTAENAGEELGGGGGGVEEGAVLDLSTSSSVPPRGGGSARSSWDSDGAGSEEGEGLEEEPLPMEEDSDGESCDEIGLGGPGGEGLGSGGERTLGCVGGGQVGPQGGGGGSPITCHVCQKVYSNKGTFRAHYKTVHLRLLHKCKVPGCDTTFSSVRSRNRHSQNPNLHRNLTGSGGGTTLDQE; via the exons ATGGAGATTCAG GCGATCTGCTGCACCTTGGTGAACTGTACCTGTGATAGTTTCAAACCTGGGAAACTGAAGAAAAGGCTGTGTGAGCACTGCAAGCATGGATGGGTAGCGCACG CTCTGAGCAAGCTGAAGCTGCACCACATGTACCAGGGCAGCCAGGTGGAGATCGTCCACTCCAACGTGGTCTTTGACATCTGCAGCCTGATGCTCTACGGGACCCAGGCAATCCCGGTCAGACTAAAGATCCTGCTGGACAGGCTGTTCAGTGTCCTGAAACAGGAGGAGGTCATCCAGATCCTCAACGCATTGGACTGGACCCTACAGGACTACATCCGAGGATACGTCCTACAG GACATAGCAGGGAAGGTGTTGGACCGCTGGGCCATCATGACGTTCGAGGAGGAGATTGCTACGCTGCAGCAGTTCCTCCGCTTCGGTGAGACCAAGTCCATTGTGGAGCTGATGGCGCTGCAGGACAAGGAGGGCCAGGCCGTGCTGGTCCCCAGCACCCGCACCAACTCAGATATCCGCACCTTCATCGAGCGCAGCACCCCGCGCACTGCCACCAGCAACAACGTCCTGACCCCCAAGGTGGAGAAACTGTCCAAAGCGCACCACTTTGAGAACTTTATTAATAGCATGGCGTTTATGTTACCATTTCAACTGTTGGGCTCCGTGCCAGCGCCTCTCCTGGGGTCGCCACTGGGGGCGCTGCAGCAGCAGCAAGGGCGGCAGATGGCACAGGGGCAGAGACGGGGGGACGAGAACCCCAACGTCCTCCCCCTCCTCGGGCCGCCTCCCACTGAGAGCAGCCTGGTGGGCTCTAGCTCCGCCTCATTCACCTCTGACCTGGACAGGGGTGGAGACAACCCTATGGACGGCCTCTCGGCCACACCCAAGATGGAGGCTGAGGACTTCCCCACCAGTGACAACTACTCGGACGGCCGCTCCACACCCTGCACCCCCTCCATGATGAACTCTGACTTTACCCAGATGTCCCCGGATAGCAAGCTCCAACGCTCCATGGACCGGAAcgggggaggtgggggaggaagTCTCAAGAAGGGGCGTGTGTACTGCAGTGCGTGCGACAAGACCTTCTACGACAAGGGCACGCTGAAAATCCACTACAACGCTGTGCACCTGAAGATCAAGCACAAGTGCACCATCGACGGCTGCAACATGGTGTTCAGCTCGCTGCGCAGCCGCAACCGCCACAGCGCCAACCCCAACCCGCGCCTGCACATGCCCATGAACCGCAACAACCGCGACAAGGACCTGCGAGGCGGCGGGAGCCTTTCGGGCGACGAAGACTCCGAGGCAAGCGACAAACCGCGGTCTGAGTACCCCCACTCATCCATCCCGGTGTCCCTGACCTCATCCCCCGACAGCCAGAAGTCGGTTGCCAGCTACATGGTGAGTCATGTGGACTCCACCACCAGCAGCACCAAGCTGCACCACAGCAGCTCCTTCCCCAGCATGGGGCACCTGGGCCACGGCATCCTCTTCCCCAACCTGAAGACAGTGCAGCCTGTGCTGCCTTTCTACCGGAGCCTGGTGACCCCTGCCGAGCTGGCCAACAGTCCCGGCCaacacctcccctccctccccgtcctctcctcctctcttcccctcaaaCCTACCTCCATCACCGCCCCAGACGCCTGCGGTGCCATCATGgaccctgtgcccaagaagaAGTCGCGGAAGTCGAGCATGCCCATCAAGATCGAGAAGGAagcggtagagagggagggaagaatgGGGGAGGACAGCGGTTCAGAGGACATGAGCCCTAAACAGGGCAGGGACAaggaggagtgtgagagagggggggatttgTGTACGAGACAGATGGGTGTAGagtgggagagggaaagagaggagagaggagtcattctagctggggagagaggagagagggagggggtgaagCGGTCAAGGTCCCACAGCCCGGAGAGAGATGTGTGTGGAGGCAGGGAACAAGAGGAGGACAAAGACGAAAAACAAGAGGAGGACAAAGACGAAAAacaagaggaggacagagaccacacagagacagagggagaggagggcgaTCAACCAACCTCCCGGCACCAAGACAAGCCGTGCGACGACATGGACCACCGACTGACCAACGGCGGTTTGTTCAGACTAGGCGACATAGGGAAGGATGGACCAGAGGGCTGTATGGAAGACTACACCGACTCTAGCCTCCTGCAGTCTCGTATGGACTCTGAGGAGGGGCCACTGGACAGGGATGACCTTCCACACCACTGTGAAATCTGCAGCAAGACGTTCAACAACCAGTACAGTGTGAAGATGCACTACCGCAACGTGCACCTGAAGGAGATGCACATGTGCACGGTGGCTGGCTGCAATGCTGCCTTCCCCTCCCGCAggagcagagacag GCACAGCTCCAACCTCAACCTCCACCACAAGCTGTTGACCAAAGACCTGTACAGCCCATCACCCCGCTCCCTCTACTCCCCAGCCTCCCTCTGCAGGGACAAAGACCCTGTCAGCCTGGACTACCGCCAGGACCTGAGAGACCTCCAGAGGGATAGAGAGCTCCAGAGAGACCCAGGCAGCCAGACGTCCGTCATCTTCAGAGGACACAACCGCATGGGCCTGGTCTTCCCCATGAGCAAGATGGCCAACCAAAGGACAGCGGAGAATGcaggagaggagctgggaggaggaggaggaggggtggaggagggggcggTACTGGACCTAAGTACGTCATCGTCTGTACCTCCTCGTGGGGGCGGCAGCGCCCGTTCCTCCTGGGACTCGGATGGGGCAGGCAGCGAGGAaggggaggggctagaggaggagcCTCTGCCAATGGAGGAGGACAGCGATGGGGAAAGCTGTGACGAGATTGGTCTAGGAGGCCCCGGTGGGGAAGGATTAGGTTCGGGCGGGGAGAGGACCCTGGGCTGTGTGGGGGGAGGACAGGTGGGGCCGCAGGGGGGCGGAGGTGGCTCACCCATTACCTGCCACGTGTGCCAGAAGGTATACAGCAACAAGGGGACTTTCAGAGCCCACTACAAGACTGTCCACCTGCGCCTGCTGCACAAGTGTAAAGTCCCAGGCTGCGACACCACATTCTCGTCAGTACGGAGCCGCAATAGACACAGCCAGAACCCCAACCTGCACCGCAACCTGACTGGCAGTGGCGGCGGCACCACTCTAGACCAGGAGTAG